The sequence below is a genomic window from Bosea sp. F3-2.
CGGGAGACCGAATTGGGGCGCCTGGCTCCAGGCGACTTCTTCGGCGAGGGTGGGCTGCTGACCGGGGCGGGCGAGCCCGGCACGGTCAAGGCGCTGACCAATGTGGTCGTCTACGAGATCACGCAGGAGGGGCTGGCCTCGCTGTTGCGTGACCGCCCTTCCATGGCCGACGAGCTCGGCACGCTGCTGGCGCGGCGCAGCGCGGGCGATGCGCGCCATCTGGCGAAGAGCAGCGAGACGACGAGCGCCCTGACGGTGTCCCGCCTGACCGAACGGATCCGTCACCTGTTCTCGCTCTGACTGGGACGCCTGGGCGACATGTTCCGGTCTATGGATTGGCCTGTGATGCGTCGGCCGACTTACTTTCCGCCTCGCCTTTCCCATCGGCCGCGACGGCCTCGACCAGGCGGATCGCAAGCAGCCGCAGTTTTCGCGAACGGATGCGCGCGAACGCCTCGTCCAGTCGGTGGCTTTCCGATGGCGGCGCTGGCTCGGCCCCGTAATCTGCCGCGGGCTCCTCGGCGAAGCCGTCCGCCGATGGAATCTGAGCCAAGCCTTCGAAGAAGAAGTGCAGATCAACGCCGAGCCGCTGGGAGAGAATGAAGAGCGCACCGGCGGTCAGCCGATCAGATCCATCCTCGTAGTTTCCGATTTGCTGGTGCGAAACGCCGAGAAGGAGGGCGATGTCCTTCTGAGCGAGCCTCATCTTGCCGCGAAGCAGCCGAAGGCGGTCGCCCACATGCCGATTTACCTGAGCCAGTTCCGGTTTCATCGGGTGCTTTCAATCACAACCTACGGGGGAGCCTCTCGCATTATGCCCCTGGCTTGCGAGGCGTCCACTGCCGAGCGGTCCACCTCTCCTGACAGGGGTGCGCGCCAGGCGAAGTAGCATGAGCCGTCGCTGAAAACGGGTGGTGCGCGACGAGCTACCGCGGCAGGATCGGCGACCCGGAAAGATGGAGCAGCCCATGGCGCGCGAAGCAGGAAAAATCCACATCGGCATCGGCGGCTGGGTCTACGAACCCTGGCGGGGAGCCTTCTATCCGAAGGACCTGCCGCAGAAGCGCGAGCTCGAATATGCCGCAAGCAAGCTGACCTCGATCGAGGTCAACGGCACCTATTACGGTTCGCAGAAGCCGGAGAGCTTCGCGAAATGGCGCGAGGAGACGCCAGAGGATTTCGTCTTCGCATTGAAGGGTTCGCGGTTCTGCACCAACCGGCGCGTGCTGGCGGAGGCCGGTCCCTCGGTCGAAAAATTCCTGACCAGCGGATTGACCGAGCTCAGGCACAAGCTCGGACCGATCAATTGGCAGTTCATGCCGACGAAGAAATTCGATCCCGCGGATTTCGAGGCGTTCCTCAAGCTGCTGCCCAAGGAGCTGGACGGCATCTCGCTGCGCCATGCCGTCGAGGTCAGGCATGACAGCTTCCGCACGCCTGATTTCATCGCGCTGCTGCGTGAGTATGGCGTTGCCGCCATCACCTCGGCCGATGCTGACTACACCCAGATCGCCGATGTGACGGCGCCCTTCGTCTATGCGCGGATCATGGGCACGCAGGAAGCTGAGCCGACGGGCTATTCCAAGACCGGCCTCGCGCGCTGGGCCAAGGCCGCGCAGGATTGGGCTGCCGGCGGGGTGCCGGAGGGGCTGGAGACGGTCGGGCCGGCGGCGCCCAAGGAGAAGCGCGACGTCTTCCTCTATGTCATCAGTGGCGGGAAGGTCCGTAATCCCGCGGCGGCGATGGAGCTGATCGCCAGAACCAAAGGTTGAGCCTCAGACGGCCGCGACCGCTTCCTGCGCCCCGACCTCCTGGCAGACATCGACCCATTCGGCCTCAGTCAGCTCGGCCATGCGCTGCGGCGCGATGCGCAGCGCGCTATGGGTCGAGCCTGCCGCCGGGACGACGATATCGAAGGCCTTCAGCGAGACATCGCAATAGACCTTGAGCGGCGTGGCGAGGCCGAAGGGGCAGACGCCGCCGACCGGATGTCCCGTCAGGGCCTCGACCTCTTCCTGGCCGAGCATGCGCGGCTTGCCGCCGAGCGCGGCCTTCGCCTTCCGGTTGTCGAGCCGCGCATCGCCGCGCGTGACGACGAGCACCACCTCCTCGCCGATGCGCAGCGAGAGCGTCTTGGCGATCTGGCCCGGCTCGACGCCATGGGCCGCGGCAGCGAGCGGCACGGTGGCGCTGCTCTCATCGGTCACGATGACGGCGATGTCGGGAGCGTGTTCGGCGAAGAAGGC
It includes:
- a CDS encoding DUF72 domain-containing protein; its protein translation is MAREAGKIHIGIGGWVYEPWRGAFYPKDLPQKRELEYAASKLTSIEVNGTYYGSQKPESFAKWREETPEDFVFALKGSRFCTNRRVLAEAGPSVEKFLTSGLTELRHKLGPINWQFMPTKKFDPADFEAFLKLLPKELDGISLRHAVEVRHDSFRTPDFIALLREYGVAAITSADADYTQIADVTAPFVYARIMGTQEAEPTGYSKTGLARWAKAAQDWAAGGVPEGLETVGPAAPKEKRDVFLYVISGGKVRNPAAAMELIARTKG
- a CDS encoding YbaK/EbsC family protein codes for the protein MSLQSVRAFFAEHAPDIAVIVTDESSATVPLAAAAHGVEPGQIAKTLSLRIGEEVVLVVTRGDARLDNRKAKAALGGKPRMLGQEEVEALTGHPVGGVCPFGLATPLKVYCDVSLKAFDIVVPAAGSTHSALRIAPQRMAELTEAEWVDVCQEVGAQEAVAAV
- a CDS encoding helix-turn-helix transcriptional regulator, which codes for MKPELAQVNRHVGDRLRLLRGKMRLAQKDIALLLGVSHQQIGNYEDGSDRLTAGALFILSQRLGVDLHFFFEGLAQIPSADGFAEEPAADYGAEPAPPSESHRLDEAFARIRSRKLRLLAIRLVEAVAADGKGEAESKSADASQANP